One window of Quercus robur chromosome 5, dhQueRobu3.1, whole genome shotgun sequence genomic DNA carries:
- the LOC126726652 gene encoding uncharacterized protein LOC126726652 isoform X2, translating into MFWRMAGLSTASPVETILDKENFTLEELLDEDEIIQECKALNGRLINFLRERAQVEQLIRFIVEEALEDAEKRRTFKFPFIACEIFTCEVDIILKTLVEDEELMNLLFSFLEPEQPHSTLLAGYFSKVVICLLLRKTVPFMRYIQANQDIVKKLVELIGITSIMEVLIRLIGADEHMYTNYMEAMQWIEDTDVLEMIVDKFSSSDSPEVHANAAETLCAITRFAPPGLAAKISSPSFIGRLFRHALEDARPKSVLVNSLSVCISLLDPKRLTLGIYHHTYNRQITQGPPVTANPETVEGMLESLGDLLKLLEVSSAENELLTTYGKLQPPLGKHRLKIVEFISVLVTVGSEAAEKELIRLGAVQRILDLFFEYPYNNFLHHHIESILVSCLESKNVPLIEHLLHECNLVGRILEAENNYKLAADLNKPTVPSEGRLPPRIGNIGHLTRISNKLIQLGNNSAKIQAYLQENSEWTDWHTNVLSKRNAVENVFQWACGRPTALQDRNRDSDDDDYQDRDYDVAALANNLSQAFRYGIYSNDDIDEAHGSLERDDEDVYFDDESAEVVLSSLRLGDDQESGSLFTNSNWFAFEDDRVANERSTGSHASPSPNTEETCVINGGSDDNVIVGEDDDLVDTATSSPEAGTKSEDTTHLDNSRETGHAETDKPPEWVEWRETTDSSDPTDVLPNGEIQVGLELSEADAAEASSSTDGLEKNDETAAGHLPESADANPSPDPSEQSESANENSSLDPTNSDDVAVAEGAEGKSMAEEEKKEVDEKSGLGPTDSDDVVAAEGMEVTSKEEEEKKDVDEKSGLGPTESDDVVAAEGMEVTSKAEEEKKDVDEKSGLGPTDSDDAVAAQAMEGTSTAEEEKKDVDEKSSLGPTNSDDVVEAEGIEGTPKAEEDKKDDNEKSSLGPTDSDDVVVAEEKEGTPEGEEEKKDVKEAGN; encoded by the exons ATGTTTTGGCGTATGGCGGGCTTGTCCACGGCCTCTCCC GTGGAGACTATATTGGATAAGGAAAATTTTACATTGGAGGAACTTCTTGATGAGGATGAAATTATTCAAGAATGCAAAGCTCTTAATGGCCGCCTTATCAATTT TTTGCGAGAAAGAGCTCAAGTTGAACAGCTCATACGATTTATCGTGGAAGAAGCTCTTGAGGATGCTGAAAAGAGGCGAACTTTCAA GTTTCCTTTTATTGCCTGTGAGATTTTTACTTGTGAAGTTGATATTATACTCAAAACACTGGTGGAGGATGAGGAG TTGATGAActtgttgttttcctttttggagCCAGAACAGCCCCATAGCACACTATTGGCTGGGTATTTTAGCAAG GTTGTCATATGCCTGTTGTTGCGTAAGACAGTTCCTTTTATGCGTTATATTCAA GCTAATCAGGATATTGTCAAGAAGCTAGTTGAGCTGATTGGAATTACATCTATCATGGAG GTTTTAATACGTCTGATTGGTGCTGATGAACATATGTATACAAACTATATGGAAGCAATGCAGTGGATTGAAGACACAGATGTGCTAGAGATGATAGTGGACAAGTTTAGTTCTTCA GACTCTCCTGAAGTTCATGCTAATGCAGCAGAAACACTTTGTGCTATTACACGATTTGCTCCACCTGGGCTGGCTGCTAAAATCTCCAGCCCAAG TTTTATAGGAAGATTATTTCGTCATGCTTTAGAAGATGCACGACCAAAGTCCGTTCTGGTTAACTCTTTGTCTGTATGCATATCTTTGTTAGACCCTAAAAGGCTAACCTTGGGAATATATCATCATACATACAACCGCCAGATAACTCAAGGACCTCCTGTAACTGCTAATCCTGAGACAGTTGAAGGCATGCTGGAAAGCTTAG GTGATTTACTCAAGCTTTTGGAGGTCTCATCTGCGGAGAATGAGTTGTTAACTACTTATGGAAAGTTACAGCCACCTCTTGGAAAACATCGTTTAAAG attgtAGAGTTCATCTCAGTCTTAGTGACAGTTGGTAGTGAAGCTGCTGAGAAGGAATTAATTCGCCTTGGAGCTGTACAAAGAATTTTAGACTTGTTCTTTGA GTACCCATACAATAACTTTCTACATCATCATATAGAGAGCATTCTAGTGTCGTGTTTGGAGAGTAAGAATGTTCCTCTTATTGAACATCTTCTTCATGAATGTAATCTTGTTGGGAGAATTCTTGAAGCtgaaaataattacaaattgGCAGCTGATTTGAACAAG CCAACTGTCCCTTCTGAGGGTAGATTGCCACCCAGAATAGGGAATATTGGCCACTTGACACGTATATCTAACAAACTTATTCAACTGGGGAATAACAGCGCTAAGATTCAGGCATATTTGCAG GAAAATAGCGAGTGGACTGATTGGCACACAAATGTTCTATCCAAGCGGAATGCAGTGGAAAATGTCTTTCAGTGGGCATGTGG GCGGCCAACAGCACTGCAAGATCGGAATAGGGATAGCGACGACGACGATTACCAAGATAGAGACTATGATGTTGCAGCTCTTGCAAATAACTTAAGCCAGGCTTTTCGATATGGAATTTACAGTAATGATGATATTGATGAG GCTCATGGCTCACTCGAACGAGATGACGAG GATGTTTACTTTGATGATGAATCTGCTGAAGTTGTCTTATCTTCTCTACGACTGGGAGATGACCAGGAAAG TGGctcactctttacaaattccaACTGGTTTGCTTTTGAGGATGACAGAGTTGCCAATGAacgctcaactggctcacacGCATCCCCATCACCCAACACTGAGGAGACGTGTGTAATTAATGGTGGCAGTGATGATAATGTTATTGTTGGTGAAGATGACGACTTGGTAGACACTGCAACATCTTCTCCAGAAGCAGGGACAAAGTCAGAAGACACTACACATCTTGATAACTCAAGAGAAACGGGACACGCTGAAACTGATAAACCTCCTGAATGGGTTGAATGGAGGGAGACTACGGATTCCAGTGACCCGACTGATGTTCTACCCAATGGTGAGATTCAAGTTGGATTAGAACTTAGCGAGGCAGATGCAGCTGAAGCTTCATCTTCCACTGATGGATTGGAAAAGAATGATGAAACCGCTGCAGGACATTTGCCTGAATCAGCAGATGCAAACCCAAGTCCTGATCCTTCTGAGCAGTCGGAATCAGCTAATGAGAATTCAAGTTTAGACCCAACCAATTCTGATGATGTGGCGGTGGCTGAAGGAGCAGAAGGCAAATCTATggcagaagaagaaaaaaaggaagttgATGAGAAATCGGGTTTAGGCCCCACTGATTCGGATGATGTGGTTGCAGCCGAAGGAATGGAAGTCACTtctaaggaagaagaagaaaaaaaggatgTTGATGAGAAATCAGGTTTAGGCCCCACTGAATCGGATGATGTGGTTGCAGCCGAAGGAATGGAAGTCACTTCTAAggcagaagaagaaaaaaaggatgTTGATGAGAAATCAGGTTTAGGCCCCACTGATTCTGATGATGCGGTTGCAGCCCAAGCAATGGAAGGCACTTCTAcagcagaagaagaaaaaaaggatgTTGATGAGAAATCAAGTTTAGGCCCAACCAATTCTGATGATGTGGTTGAGGCTGAAGGAATAGAAGGCACTCCTAAGGCAGAAGAAGACAAAAAGGATGATAACGAGAAATCAAGTTTAGGCCCAACTGATTCTGATGATGTGGTGGTAGCTGAAGAAAAGGAAGGCACTCCTGagggagaagaagagaagaaggatGTTAAGGAAGCCGGCAACTAA
- the LOC126726652 gene encoding uncharacterized protein LOC126726652 isoform X3, whose protein sequence is MFWRMAGLSTASPVETILDKENFTLEELLDEDEIIQECKALNGRLINFLRERAQVEQLIRFIVEEALEDAEKRRTFKFPFIACEIFTCEVDIILKTLVEDEELMNLLFSFLEPEQPHSTLLAGYFSKVVICLLLRKTVPFMRYIQANQDIVKKLVELIGITSIMEVLIRLIGADEHMYTNYMEAMQWIEDTDVLEMIVDKFSSSDSPEVHANAAETLCAITRFAPPGLAAKISSPSFIGRLFRHALEDARPKSVLVNSLSVCISLLDPKRLTLGIYHHTYNRQITQGPPVTANPETVEGMLESLGDLLKLLEVSSAENELLTTYGKLQPPLGKHRLKIVEFISVLVTVGSEAAEKELIRLGAVQRILDLFFEYPYNNFLHHHIESILVSCLESKNVPLIEHLLHECNLVGRILEAENNYKLAADLNKVPTVPSEGRLPPRIGNIGHLTRISNKLIQLGNNSAKIQAYLQENSEWTDWHTNVLSKRNAVENVFQWACGRPTALQDRNRDSDDDDYQDRDYDVAALANNLSQAFRYGIYSNDDIDEAHGSLERDDEDVYFDDESAEVVLSSLRLGDDQESGSLFTNSNWFAFEDDRVANERSTGSHASPSPNTEETCVINGGSDDNVIVGEDDDLVDTATSSPEAGTKSEDTTHLDNSRETGHAETDKPPEWVEWRETTDSSDPTDVLPNGEIQVGLELSEADAAEASSSTDGLEKNDETAAGHLPESADANPSPDPSEQSESANENSSLDPTNSDDVAVAEGAEGKSMAEEEKKEVDEKSGLGPTESDDVVAAEGMEVTSKAEEEKKDVDEKSGLGPTDSDDAVAAQAMEGTSTAEEEKKDVDEKSSLGPTNSDDVVEAEGIEGTPKAEEDKKDDNEKSSLGPTDSDDVVVAEEKEGTPEGEEEKKDVKEAGN, encoded by the exons ATGTTTTGGCGTATGGCGGGCTTGTCCACGGCCTCTCCC GTGGAGACTATATTGGATAAGGAAAATTTTACATTGGAGGAACTTCTTGATGAGGATGAAATTATTCAAGAATGCAAAGCTCTTAATGGCCGCCTTATCAATTT TTTGCGAGAAAGAGCTCAAGTTGAACAGCTCATACGATTTATCGTGGAAGAAGCTCTTGAGGATGCTGAAAAGAGGCGAACTTTCAA GTTTCCTTTTATTGCCTGTGAGATTTTTACTTGTGAAGTTGATATTATACTCAAAACACTGGTGGAGGATGAGGAG TTGATGAActtgttgttttcctttttggagCCAGAACAGCCCCATAGCACACTATTGGCTGGGTATTTTAGCAAG GTTGTCATATGCCTGTTGTTGCGTAAGACAGTTCCTTTTATGCGTTATATTCAA GCTAATCAGGATATTGTCAAGAAGCTAGTTGAGCTGATTGGAATTACATCTATCATGGAG GTTTTAATACGTCTGATTGGTGCTGATGAACATATGTATACAAACTATATGGAAGCAATGCAGTGGATTGAAGACACAGATGTGCTAGAGATGATAGTGGACAAGTTTAGTTCTTCA GACTCTCCTGAAGTTCATGCTAATGCAGCAGAAACACTTTGTGCTATTACACGATTTGCTCCACCTGGGCTGGCTGCTAAAATCTCCAGCCCAAG TTTTATAGGAAGATTATTTCGTCATGCTTTAGAAGATGCACGACCAAAGTCCGTTCTGGTTAACTCTTTGTCTGTATGCATATCTTTGTTAGACCCTAAAAGGCTAACCTTGGGAATATATCATCATACATACAACCGCCAGATAACTCAAGGACCTCCTGTAACTGCTAATCCTGAGACAGTTGAAGGCATGCTGGAAAGCTTAG GTGATTTACTCAAGCTTTTGGAGGTCTCATCTGCGGAGAATGAGTTGTTAACTACTTATGGAAAGTTACAGCCACCTCTTGGAAAACATCGTTTAAAG attgtAGAGTTCATCTCAGTCTTAGTGACAGTTGGTAGTGAAGCTGCTGAGAAGGAATTAATTCGCCTTGGAGCTGTACAAAGAATTTTAGACTTGTTCTTTGA GTACCCATACAATAACTTTCTACATCATCATATAGAGAGCATTCTAGTGTCGTGTTTGGAGAGTAAGAATGTTCCTCTTATTGAACATCTTCTTCATGAATGTAATCTTGTTGGGAGAATTCTTGAAGCtgaaaataattacaaattgGCAGCTGATTTGAACAAGGTA CCAACTGTCCCTTCTGAGGGTAGATTGCCACCCAGAATAGGGAATATTGGCCACTTGACACGTATATCTAACAAACTTATTCAACTGGGGAATAACAGCGCTAAGATTCAGGCATATTTGCAG GAAAATAGCGAGTGGACTGATTGGCACACAAATGTTCTATCCAAGCGGAATGCAGTGGAAAATGTCTTTCAGTGGGCATGTGG GCGGCCAACAGCACTGCAAGATCGGAATAGGGATAGCGACGACGACGATTACCAAGATAGAGACTATGATGTTGCAGCTCTTGCAAATAACTTAAGCCAGGCTTTTCGATATGGAATTTACAGTAATGATGATATTGATGAG GCTCATGGCTCACTCGAACGAGATGACGAG GATGTTTACTTTGATGATGAATCTGCTGAAGTTGTCTTATCTTCTCTACGACTGGGAGATGACCAGGAAAG TGGctcactctttacaaattccaACTGGTTTGCTTTTGAGGATGACAGAGTTGCCAATGAacgctcaactggctcacacGCATCCCCATCACCCAACACTGAGGAGACGTGTGTAATTAATGGTGGCAGTGATGATAATGTTATTGTTGGTGAAGATGACGACTTGGTAGACACTGCAACATCTTCTCCAGAAGCAGGGACAAAGTCAGAAGACACTACACATCTTGATAACTCAAGAGAAACGGGACACGCTGAAACTGATAAACCTCCTGAATGGGTTGAATGGAGGGAGACTACGGATTCCAGTGACCCGACTGATGTTCTACCCAATGGTGAGATTCAAGTTGGATTAGAACTTAGCGAGGCAGATGCAGCTGAAGCTTCATCTTCCACTGATGGATTGGAAAAGAATGATGAAACCGCTGCAGGACATTTGCCTGAATCAGCAGATGCAAACCCAAGTCCTGATCCTTCTGAGCAGTCGGAATCAGCTAATGAGAATTCAAGTTTAGACCCAACCAATTCTGATGATGTGGCGGTGGCTGAAGGAGCAGAAGGCAAATCTATggcagaagaagaaaaaaaggaagttgATGAGAAATCGG GTTTAGGCCCCACTGAATCGGATGATGTGGTTGCAGCCGAAGGAATGGAAGTCACTTCTAAggcagaagaagaaaaaaaggatgTTGATGAGAAATCAGGTTTAGGCCCCACTGATTCTGATGATGCGGTTGCAGCCCAAGCAATGGAAGGCACTTCTAcagcagaagaagaaaaaaaggatgTTGATGAGAAATCAAGTTTAGGCCCAACCAATTCTGATGATGTGGTTGAGGCTGAAGGAATAGAAGGCACTCCTAAGGCAGAAGAAGACAAAAAGGATGATAACGAGAAATCAAGTTTAGGCCCAACTGATTCTGATGATGTGGTGGTAGCTGAAGAAAAGGAAGGCACTCCTGagggagaagaagagaagaaggatGTTAAGGAAGCCGGCAACTAA
- the LOC126726652 gene encoding uncharacterized protein LOC126726652 isoform X4, producing the protein MFWRMAGLSTASPVETILDKENFTLEELLDEDEIIQECKALNGRLINFLRERAQVEQLIRFIVEEALEDAEKRRTFKFPFIACEIFTCEVDIILKTLVEDEELMNLLFSFLEPEQPHSTLLAGYFSKVVICLLLRKTVPFMRYIQANQDIVKKLVELIGITSIMEVLIRLIGADEHMYTNYMEAMQWIEDTDVLEMIVDKFSSSDSPEVHANAAETLCAITRFAPPGLAAKISSPSFIGRLFRHALEDARPKSVLVNSLSVCISLLDPKRLTLGIYHHTYNRQITQGPPVTANPETVEGMLESLGDLLKLLEVSSAENELLTTYGKLQPPLGKHRLKIVEFISVLVTVGSEAAEKELIRLGAVQRILDLFFEYPYNNFLHHHIESILVSCLESKNVPLIEHLLHECNLVGRILEAENNYKLAADLNKVPTVPSEGRLPPRIGNIGHLTRISNKLIQLGNNSAKIQAYLQENSEWTDWHTNVLSKRNAVENVFQWACGRPTALQDRNRDSDDDDYQDRDYDVAALANNLSQAFRYGIYSNDDIDEAHGSLERDDEDVYFDDESAEVVLSSLRLGDDQESGSLFTNSNWFAFEDDRVANERSTGSHASPSPNTEETCVINGGSDDNVIVGEDDDLVDTATSSPEAGTKSEDTTHLDNSRETGHAETDKPPEWVEWRETTDSSDPTDVLPNGEIQVGLELSEADAAEASSSTDGLEKNDETAAGHLPESADANPSPDPSEQSESANENSSLDPTNSDDVAVAEGAEGKSMAEEEKKEVDEKSGLGPTDSDDVVAAEGMEVTSKEEEEKKDVDEKSGLGPTDSDDAVAAQAMEGTSTAEEEKKDVDEKSSLGPTNSDDVVEAEGIEGTPKAEEDKKDDNEKSSLGPTDSDDVVVAEEKEGTPEGEEEKKDVKEAGN; encoded by the exons ATGTTTTGGCGTATGGCGGGCTTGTCCACGGCCTCTCCC GTGGAGACTATATTGGATAAGGAAAATTTTACATTGGAGGAACTTCTTGATGAGGATGAAATTATTCAAGAATGCAAAGCTCTTAATGGCCGCCTTATCAATTT TTTGCGAGAAAGAGCTCAAGTTGAACAGCTCATACGATTTATCGTGGAAGAAGCTCTTGAGGATGCTGAAAAGAGGCGAACTTTCAA GTTTCCTTTTATTGCCTGTGAGATTTTTACTTGTGAAGTTGATATTATACTCAAAACACTGGTGGAGGATGAGGAG TTGATGAActtgttgttttcctttttggagCCAGAACAGCCCCATAGCACACTATTGGCTGGGTATTTTAGCAAG GTTGTCATATGCCTGTTGTTGCGTAAGACAGTTCCTTTTATGCGTTATATTCAA GCTAATCAGGATATTGTCAAGAAGCTAGTTGAGCTGATTGGAATTACATCTATCATGGAG GTTTTAATACGTCTGATTGGTGCTGATGAACATATGTATACAAACTATATGGAAGCAATGCAGTGGATTGAAGACACAGATGTGCTAGAGATGATAGTGGACAAGTTTAGTTCTTCA GACTCTCCTGAAGTTCATGCTAATGCAGCAGAAACACTTTGTGCTATTACACGATTTGCTCCACCTGGGCTGGCTGCTAAAATCTCCAGCCCAAG TTTTATAGGAAGATTATTTCGTCATGCTTTAGAAGATGCACGACCAAAGTCCGTTCTGGTTAACTCTTTGTCTGTATGCATATCTTTGTTAGACCCTAAAAGGCTAACCTTGGGAATATATCATCATACATACAACCGCCAGATAACTCAAGGACCTCCTGTAACTGCTAATCCTGAGACAGTTGAAGGCATGCTGGAAAGCTTAG GTGATTTACTCAAGCTTTTGGAGGTCTCATCTGCGGAGAATGAGTTGTTAACTACTTATGGAAAGTTACAGCCACCTCTTGGAAAACATCGTTTAAAG attgtAGAGTTCATCTCAGTCTTAGTGACAGTTGGTAGTGAAGCTGCTGAGAAGGAATTAATTCGCCTTGGAGCTGTACAAAGAATTTTAGACTTGTTCTTTGA GTACCCATACAATAACTTTCTACATCATCATATAGAGAGCATTCTAGTGTCGTGTTTGGAGAGTAAGAATGTTCCTCTTATTGAACATCTTCTTCATGAATGTAATCTTGTTGGGAGAATTCTTGAAGCtgaaaataattacaaattgGCAGCTGATTTGAACAAGGTA CCAACTGTCCCTTCTGAGGGTAGATTGCCACCCAGAATAGGGAATATTGGCCACTTGACACGTATATCTAACAAACTTATTCAACTGGGGAATAACAGCGCTAAGATTCAGGCATATTTGCAG GAAAATAGCGAGTGGACTGATTGGCACACAAATGTTCTATCCAAGCGGAATGCAGTGGAAAATGTCTTTCAGTGGGCATGTGG GCGGCCAACAGCACTGCAAGATCGGAATAGGGATAGCGACGACGACGATTACCAAGATAGAGACTATGATGTTGCAGCTCTTGCAAATAACTTAAGCCAGGCTTTTCGATATGGAATTTACAGTAATGATGATATTGATGAG GCTCATGGCTCACTCGAACGAGATGACGAG GATGTTTACTTTGATGATGAATCTGCTGAAGTTGTCTTATCTTCTCTACGACTGGGAGATGACCAGGAAAG TGGctcactctttacaaattccaACTGGTTTGCTTTTGAGGATGACAGAGTTGCCAATGAacgctcaactggctcacacGCATCCCCATCACCCAACACTGAGGAGACGTGTGTAATTAATGGTGGCAGTGATGATAATGTTATTGTTGGTGAAGATGACGACTTGGTAGACACTGCAACATCTTCTCCAGAAGCAGGGACAAAGTCAGAAGACACTACACATCTTGATAACTCAAGAGAAACGGGACACGCTGAAACTGATAAACCTCCTGAATGGGTTGAATGGAGGGAGACTACGGATTCCAGTGACCCGACTGATGTTCTACCCAATGGTGAGATTCAAGTTGGATTAGAACTTAGCGAGGCAGATGCAGCTGAAGCTTCATCTTCCACTGATGGATTGGAAAAGAATGATGAAACCGCTGCAGGACATTTGCCTGAATCAGCAGATGCAAACCCAAGTCCTGATCCTTCTGAGCAGTCGGAATCAGCTAATGAGAATTCAAGTTTAGACCCAACCAATTCTGATGATGTGGCGGTGGCTGAAGGAGCAGAAGGCAAATCTATggcagaagaagaaaaaaaggaagttgATGAGAAATCGGGTTTAGGCCCCACTGATTCGGATGATGTGGTTGCAGCCGAAGGAATGGAAGTCACTtctaaggaagaagaagaaaaaaaggatgTTGATGAGAAATCAG GTTTAGGCCCCACTGATTCTGATGATGCGGTTGCAGCCCAAGCAATGGAAGGCACTTCTAcagcagaagaagaaaaaaaggatgTTGATGAGAAATCAAGTTTAGGCCCAACCAATTCTGATGATGTGGTTGAGGCTGAAGGAATAGAAGGCACTCCTAAGGCAGAAGAAGACAAAAAGGATGATAACGAGAAATCAAGTTTAGGCCCAACTGATTCTGATGATGTGGTGGTAGCTGAAGAAAAGGAAGGCACTCCTGagggagaagaagagaagaaggatGTTAAGGAAGCCGGCAACTAA